From one Gracilibacillus salinarum genomic stretch:
- a CDS encoding diacylglycerol kinase: MKRARIIYNPTSGREAFKKELPEVLRRFEEAGYETSAHSTTCEGDAISAARKAVERQFDLIVAAGGDGTINEVIQGMAEQENRPKLAIIPVGTTNDFARALSIPREILKAVDVILENRTRKLDIGKVNDHYFMNIAGAGKLTELTYDVPSKLKTMLGQLAYYLKGIELLLPALKPTKVQIEYDGKWFDDEIMLFLVSNSNSVGGFEKLAPDAKMDDGYFDLVILRKTNLAEFVRIASLATRGAHLDDKHVFYTKANRIKVHTEEKMQLNIDGEYGGLLPGEFENLYQHIEFLVSKDFIEKQDKIES, translated from the coding sequence ATGAAACGAGCACGCATTATCTATAATCCAACTTCTGGCCGCGAAGCGTTCAAAAAAGAACTACCAGAGGTTTTGCGCAGATTTGAAGAAGCAGGATATGAGACATCAGCCCATTCGACAACATGTGAAGGTGATGCGATAAGTGCTGCAAGAAAAGCAGTAGAACGCCAATTTGACTTGATTGTTGCTGCGGGTGGAGACGGTACCATCAATGAAGTAATTCAAGGAATGGCAGAACAGGAGAATAGACCAAAATTAGCAATTATTCCAGTTGGGACAACCAATGATTTTGCCCGTGCATTAAGTATTCCCCGTGAAATCCTAAAGGCTGTAGATGTAATTCTGGAAAATCGAACCCGCAAATTGGATATCGGAAAAGTGAATGATCATTATTTTATGAATATCGCTGGTGCTGGTAAGTTAACAGAATTAACATACGATGTCCCAAGTAAATTAAAAACAATGCTTGGACAGCTTGCCTATTACTTGAAAGGGATTGAACTCTTATTGCCTGCTTTAAAACCAACCAAAGTACAAATAGAATACGATGGTAAATGGTTTGATGATGAAATTATGCTCTTTCTTGTGTCCAATAGTAATTCAGTCGGTGGTTTTGAAAAATTAGCACCAGATGCGAAGATGGATGACGGTTATTTTGATTTAGTGATCCTTCGAAAAACCAACCTGGCTGAGTTTGTCCGCATTGCAAGTCTGGCGACTAGGGGTGCGCATTTAGACGACAAGCATGTCTTTTATACGAAAGCGAATCGGATCAAGGTACACACAGAAGAAAAAATGCAGTTGAATATTGACGGCGAATATGGTGGACTGTTACCTGGTGAATTCGAAAACCTGTATCAGCATATTGAATTTCTTGTTTCAAAGGACTTTATCGAAAAACAAGATAAAATCGAATCGTAG
- the rlmD gene encoding 23S rRNA (uracil(1939)-C(5))-methyltransferase RlmD, which translates to MAKLAPPVKKNQTIELHFEDITHEGDGVGKINGYPLFVPYGLPGETAEVKVIKVKKNFGFGRLVNVTNESEDRVDPPCNVYYKCGGCQLQHMSYQMQLDMKRKQVESALRKIGHIVGIPIHDTVGMEDPWRYRNKVQIPVGSKNGELITGFYRKRSHDIIDDMDRCIITDEVNDRMVEAVRSIADRLGIPAYDEEKNRGVLRHIMVRSGQETKQTMVVLVTRTEKVKGLDTLIDELTKNYPHIKSIVQNINPDRTNVILGKKTKVLWGDEYIYDEIGDIRFAISAKSFYQVNPTQTKKLYDKALAYADLKGHETVIDAYCGIGTISLFLAKQAKKVYGVEVVPEAISDAKDNAKLNHIDNAEFFVGQAEKVMPWWQAQGLKPDVIVVDPPRKGCDQALLEAMLAMKPKRIVYVSCNPSTLARDLRVLEDGGYETKEVQPVDMFPQTTHVECVAQIDLK; encoded by the coding sequence ATGGCAAAGCTTGCCCCACCAGTAAAGAAAAATCAAACAATTGAATTACATTTTGAAGATATTACCCATGAAGGCGATGGTGTAGGAAAAATAAATGGCTATCCATTGTTTGTCCCGTACGGTCTGCCGGGTGAAACAGCAGAAGTGAAAGTTATTAAGGTGAAAAAGAACTTTGGATTCGGTCGTTTAGTAAATGTGACGAATGAGAGTGAAGATCGTGTCGATCCTCCATGTAACGTGTATTACAAGTGCGGTGGCTGCCAATTACAGCATATGAGCTACCAGATGCAGCTAGACATGAAGCGAAAGCAAGTGGAAAGCGCGCTGAGGAAGATTGGGCATATTGTGGGAATACCAATCCATGACACGGTAGGAATGGAAGATCCGTGGCGTTATCGTAATAAAGTCCAGATTCCGGTAGGCAGCAAGAATGGCGAGTTAATTACTGGATTTTACCGTAAAAGAAGCCATGACATTATTGATGACATGGATCGCTGTATCATTACCGATGAAGTTAATGACAGGATGGTAGAAGCGGTCCGTTCGATTGCAGATCGTCTCGGTATCCCGGCATATGACGAAGAGAAAAATAGAGGTGTGCTTCGCCATATCATGGTTCGTTCCGGCCAGGAGACCAAGCAAACAATGGTGGTTTTAGTAACACGTACAGAAAAAGTGAAGGGACTTGATACGCTAATTGATGAATTAACGAAAAACTACCCACATATTAAATCCATTGTACAGAACATCAACCCGGACCGCACGAATGTTATTCTCGGAAAGAAAACGAAAGTACTCTGGGGAGACGAGTATATTTATGATGAGATTGGCGACATTCGTTTTGCTATTTCGGCCAAATCGTTTTATCAAGTCAACCCGACACAAACAAAGAAGCTCTATGACAAAGCGTTGGCATATGCTGATTTAAAAGGGCATGAGACAGTGATTGACGCGTATTGTGGTATCGGTACGATTTCCTTGTTCTTGGCCAAACAGGCGAAGAAAGTCTATGGTGTCGAAGTCGTTCCAGAAGCAATCAGTGATGCCAAAGACAATGCCAAGTTAAATCATATCGATAATGCAGAATTCTTTGTAGGCCAAGCAGAAAAAGTAATGCCATGGTGGCAGGCACAAGGCCTGAAGCCAGACGTTATTGTAGTAGATCCCCCGCGGAAAGGCTGTGATCAGGCATTGTTAGAAGCGATGCTTGCAATGAAGCCGAAACGGATCGTATATGTATCCTGTAATCCTTCCACATTAGCACGTGATTTACGTGTGCTCGAGGATGG